The Micromonospora sp. NBC_00421 DNA window GGCGGCCAGCGCGCCCAGGTAGGTAGGTGACTCGACGAGCAGGGTGTCGCCGGGCGCGGCGAGCGCCCGCAGTGTCGACGACAGGGCGGCCTGTCCGCCCGAGCAGATCACCATGTCCTCGGCGTGCAGCCCACCCCCGGCCTCCCGGGCGAACCAGGCACGCAGGTCGGCCCGGCCGTGCGCCGGGTCGCGCTGCCAGGACGCGGGTTGCCGGGCGGCGCGGGTGAGCGCCGCGCCGAGCGCGGCGGCGGGCTGGAGGTCGGCGTCCAGGTAGCCACCGGAGAGCGGGATCGCCCCGGCGGGCGGCAGCGCCAGCAGCGCCCGCATCTCTTCCTCGCCGGGCCGGCGCGGGCCGAGCGCCACGGTCTGCCAGGACAGGTCGGCGACCGGCGTCGGCCGGGGCGGGGTGGCCACGAAGGTGCCCCGGCCGGCGCGTGCCTCGACCAGCCCCTCGGCCACCAGCTGCCGGACGGCCGCGGCGACGGTGACCGGGGAGGCGTGATGCCGGGCGGTCAGCTCACGGACCGACGGCAGCCGGGCACCGGGCTCTGCGCCGGCCACCGACCGGCGCAGATCTTGGATAACACGCTCGGCTGCGTTACCGTCTTCCATGAGAGCCAAGAGTAACGCTACCGTCCCCGAAGCGGTAACAGCCGACCGGTTTACCGGCCTCGCCCTGGGCGCGCTGGGCGTGTGCGCCTTCAGCCTGTCGCTGCCGGCCACCCGGGTCGCGGTGCAGCAGCTCGACCCGTGGTTCGTCGCCTTCGGCCGGGCCGTCGGCGCGGCGCTGCTGGCCTGGGCCTACCTGCGGTGCACCGGGGCGCCACGGCCCACCCGCGCCCAGCGGCGGCGACTGTCGATCGTCGCCCTCGGGGTGGTGGTCGGCTTCCCGCTGTTCACCTCGCTGGCGCTGCTCGACCAGACCGCCGCGCACGGGGCCGTCGTCATCACCGTGCTGCCGGCCGTGACCGCCGTGTTCGCGGTGCTCCGCAGCGGGGAGCGCCCACCGCCGACGTTCTGGTTCGCCAGTGGCGGCGGGCTGCTGACGGTGCTGGTCTTCCTCGGCGTCGGCGGCGCGGTGCGCGGCGCGCCGGCCACGTCGGACCTGTTCCTGCTCGCCGCGGTCCTGCTCTGCGGCCTCGGGTACGCCGAAGGCGGCGCGGTCGCCCGCGAGCTGGGTGGCGCCCGGACGATCTGCTGGGCGCTGCTCTACGCGCTGCCGGTCACCGTGCCGGCCGCCCTCGCCGCTGCCGTGGCCCACCCGCCACGGGCGGACGCCGGGGCCTGGTCGGCCTACGGCTACCTGACCGTGGTCTCCATGTTCCTGGGCTTCTTCGCCTGGTACGCGGGACTGGCCCGGGGTGGGGTCGCCCGGGTGGGTCAGCTCCAGCTCGCCCAGCCGGTGCTCACCCTGCTCTGGTCGGCGTTGCTCCTCGCCGAGCATGTCCCGGTCACCGCGATCGGCGTGGCCCTGCTGGTGCTGGTGCTGGTCGTACTGATCCAGCGCACCCGCGACCGGACCCTGGCGTCGGCCCCGCCCCGGCCCGTGCCCCCGTCCACGGGCAGCCCCGATCGGGGTTCCGGTCAGCCGGAGCCGGATCGTTGCGGGGCGGCCTGAACCGCCGGGGGTCCGGTCCCCGTCGATGGGGCCGACGGGCGTTCCTGTTCCGCCGACAGTTCCTGTTCCGCCGACCGTTCTGGTTCCGGTGGTCGGGGTGGCGAGATCCAGGTGACCAGGACCACCGAAATGATCATGAGGAGGAACCACGAGGCGAGCTTCGTCGGCGACACCGGGTCCCAACCGGCCACCTGGCCCGGGTAGAGCCAGGCCTGCGACCAGGTGGCGATGTTCTCCGCCAGCCAGATGAAGAAGGCGACCAGGAGGAAGGCCAGCAGCAGCGGCATCCGCAGCCGGAACCGGAAGACCCGGAAGTGCATCACGCAGCGCCCGAACACCAACGCGACGACGGTGATGAGCAGCCACCTGCCGTCCGGAAGGTAGTGGTTGGTGAAGAAGTTGGCATAGATCGCGATCGCCACCAGGGCCGTCACCCAACGCCGGGGATAGCGGGCGAAACGCAGGTCGAACAGTCGGTTGACCCGTACCAGGTAGGAGCCGACCGCGGCGTACATGAAGCCACTGAACAGCGGCACCGCACCGAGCCGGAACACTCCGTCCGGGGCGTAGGACCACGAGCCGACCTGCGTCTTGAACAACTCCATGACCGTCCCGACGAGGTGGAACAGGAGCACCACCCGCAGTTCCCGCAGGGTTTCCAGGCGTCCGGCCAGCATGGCCATCTGGATGGCGACCGCGGCGACCGTCAACAGGTCGTTGCGGGCGAGGGCGGCGTCCTGCGGGTACCAGAGCCGGGCCGCCAGGATGACGGCCAGCATCGCCCCACCGAACACGCACGCCCAGGCCTGTTTGAGTCCGAAGACCAGGAACTCGACCAGCCAGCCGGCCGGTCCACGTCGGGGCAGCCGGGCCAGGAACGCGCGGAAGCGGGCATCGACCGCACGTTCCGTCGTGGTCAGACCGGCCGGTCCGGGCGCAGGAGGCATCGGTGGCGACGCTACCGTGCCCCGGTCGGGCGGGTGCCGACGGTCAGGGGGACGTCGAGAACACGCCGAGGAGACCGAGGCCACCGCAGCAGAGCACCCCGAACACGGCAAGCGTGACGAGCAGGATGCTGTAGTTCGACCACATGCCGAACTTCGTCACGTCGGTGCCGTGCCCGTCGTGGACCCGGTTGCGCCAACCGCCGAAACGGAACGACAGCGGGTACACGACCCCGGGCTGGACGACCAGCGCGGTGGTGATGACGGGGATGCCCATGAAGTCGGTGTAGCGGACGTCGTGCGGCCCGGCCGGAACGGCCACGTACCAGGTGCCCTCGCCGGGGATCGCCACCAACCGGCCGTCGACCTTGAACCGGCTGGTGGACGGGGCGGGCACCAGGTACGGCCCCCGGTTGACCGAGACGACCAGCACCGCGTGCCCCGGCGGCGGGGGAATCGGGTGAGGATAGGCGATCATCGGCGTGACGCCACCGGGCGCGGGCGGGTACGACGGCTGAGGAGGATACGACACCGCCACATCCTGGCACGGCCCCCGGAGCGGGTCCGCGCGGGCGGCGTACGACAGGCGTGGGTGGGACGGCAGCGGCGGACCGCCCCTCGCGCAGTCCGGAGCCGCTCGGGTTGAACCGTCGGCGCCCCGGTTCGTAGAAGGGGGCCGGGACGGGAGGATGTCGGTGGGACCGAGGGTGTGGAAAGCGATGGTGGGGATGCGGCGAGCCTTTGTCACGGTGCTGCTGGTCGGGATCGCGCTCGTCGTTCCGGCGGGACCGGCACGTGCGGTGCCCGCCGAGACCGGTCGGTACTACGTGGTCGGGCCACCGGTCGACGGGCAACGGGAGTACCTCTACGCCATCGCGCTGCGTACCCTCGGTAACGGCAACCGGTTCCGGGAGATCGTCGACCTCAACGTGGGTCGGGTCCAGCCGGACGGCGAGACGTTCACCGACGGTGTGGTCCTGCGCCCCGGCTGGCGGCTCGTGCTGCCCCGGGACGCCAAGGGCCAGGGGGTACGGATCGGACGGCTGCCGCAGGCAGGTGCGCCTGCACCGCGTCCGCCGAGCCCGAGCGCGCGGGCCTCGACCCCTTCCCGGCCCAGCCCGACCCCTCGTACGGTGGCCCCCTCCTCGGCGGTCGCCTCCCGCCCCGCCACCACCCCGGCGCAGGCGGGAACCCGGGCGGTCGCCCGGCCCCCCGACGACCCGGCAGCGTCCGGCCCGCTGGACCCCCTGGTGATCCGGGTCGGTGCCGGGTTGCTGGCGGTCTTCTTCGCCGCCGTCGCCGTCATGCTGCTGCGTCGGGGCGGGGGCCGCCGGGTGGTGCTGGAGGACGACGGGCCCTGGCCGCCAGCACGGCACCACACCCCGACCCCGGCCGAACTCGCTGCCGGGCCGGTGACCGACCACCCGGACCTCCCGCCGTCGGCGACCCGACCGGCACCGGCAATCCTGCCGCCACCTCCACCACCGCCCACCGTGCCACCACCACCGCCCACCGTGCCGGCGCCGCCCACCCTGCCGCCACCTCCGGCACCGCCCACCGTGCCGGCGCCGCCCCGGACGATCCGGCCGGTACCGCTGACCCGGCCGGCACCTGCACCTGCATCCGCGCCATCAGCACCGCCGGCAGTGGCGGCGGCAGTGGCACCTGAACCGGCGGCAGTGGCACCTGAACCGGCGGCAGTGGCACCTGAACCGGCGGCAACTGCATCGGCACCGGCGCAGCCGGGGATCGGGGCGACGAAACAGGACGAAGCCGCAGCCGCCGTGCCGTCACCCTCGGCACCGGTCCTGCCGGCGAAGCCGGTGTGGCCGCCCCGGACACCGCAGTCGGCACCGCCCCGGCCCACCACGGTCGACCTACCGTCGGTGGCGTCACCGGAGACAGCGACGCCAGCAGAGTCAGCGACGCCGGTGGCGCCGGTCGAGCCAGTGGCGCCGGTGGCGTCACCGGCCCCGGGCCGGCCGGCGACCGCAGTCCCGGCTACGCCCGCCCCGCCCACCGGGCCGGAGCTGCCCCGACCGGCGGTGCCGAGCGGGAACGAGGTCCCCTACCTCAGCACCGACCTGGAGACCGGGTTGGGGGCGATCCGGGTCCGGTTGGTCGGGGTGGCGGCGGGCCGGGGCGCGCCCGCCTATGCCTGGCTCGGTCCGGACGAGGCCGCCCCATCGGCGACCCTGCCGTTGGTGCTGGGGCACAAGGGGGGCTGGCGGTTGCACGTCGACCTGGGCCGGGCACCCGACGTGCTCACCCTCGTCGGTGACGCCGAGGACTGCCGGCACACCGCCGCTCTCTTCGCCCGACAGCTGCGGGCGGCCGGGATCGGGGTGGCCACGGTGGGCGCGGTGCTCGGCGCAGAGGCCCCGGAGGGCGCCTGGTCGCTGCCGGGGCTGCCGGCGGCACCCGCCCCCGGTGCCGACCCGCCGCCGTACGTGGTGTTCACCCCCGGCCTGACCGGCCCGGCGCTGGTCGGGGCGCGTCGACTCGCCACCGAGACCGGGGGGCGGTGCGTGCCGGTGGTGATCGGACCGGTGCCCGCCGGCCGGTGGTCGGTTCAGGTGGCCCCGGGCGACGGCGGGTCGACCACCCGGGGTGGGACGGCGGACTGAAGAGCGGCGACGGCGGACGGTAGCGGGCCTGGGGCGAGATCCCCGATCCGCTGCCACCCGCCCGCCTGCGCACGGTAGGCGCGCTGCACCACGATCCGGTCGTACGACCGGCTGCCGAGGACGAGCGCGACTCCGGCCCGATGCAGCTGCTCCACTCTGGTCCGCACCAGGGGCAGCCCGGTCAGCAGGGCGTGGGTGGCGTCGATGTCCACGGTGCGGCCCGGCGGCACGCGGACCTCGACCAGCAACCGGCCCGGCACTGCGACGGGCCGCTGCTGGTAGAGCGGCAGCCAGCCCCGAGGCAGCCCTCGCGACGTCGCCGGTAGCAGGGCATAGGCCTGCCGGCTGCCGAAGCCGGGCCAACGGCGGACGTCGTTCGGCAGCCCGGCGACCGACCGGCCGGTGGGTGCGGGCCGGATCCGCAGCGGTTCGCCGTCGGCGTCCACGGTGGGCAGCAGCCGGCCGAAGTCGTCGAACCGGAAGCCACCGACCAGCCGGACCCGGTCCAGCCGGCCCGCCGGTAGCAGGTATGTGTCGGGGCTGCCCAGGACGTGCTTGAACCGCGCCGGGACGTGCGAGCGCAGCACCACCGTAGGGATGGCGCCGCCGGGCCCGATCCGGACCCGCAGCAGGTGGCTGCCGGTGGGGGCCGACCGGGGGTCGAGGAAGGCGGCCAGGAACAACTCGACGCCGGGCACGCCGTCGCTGACCGCCCGGGACGGATCGCCCTCGGTGAGGACGTACGCCTCGAAAGCCTCGGCGTTGACCTGCTGGCCCCGCCGTAGCCAGGGCGGGCCGTAGTCCGCTGCGCGGCGGTGCTCGGTGACCAGGGCGGGCCGGGGTAGAGGCACCGCCGGCTGCCCCGACGCCGACCCGGTGGCACCGCCGGCCACCACCGGGGACGGTGCGGTCGCGGTGCCCGTGGTGGAGGGTCCGGTGCGGCTCGGCGTCGCAAGCTCGGTGGCGTCACCGTCCGGTACGGGTGCCGCGTCGTCCACCCGGTCCGCTGCGGGGTGGTGGCCGTCCACCAGGGCGGCGTCGTGGCCCCAGGCGGCGGGGGAGGCCACCACGATCCGCTGTCGGTCCAGCCGGGACACCAGCAGCCCGTCGGCTGTCGCATCGAGGGTGGACGGGCCGTCGGCGTACCTCGGTCGGTGGGCCTGCCAGGCGGCGACCGCGCCGGTCGGGTCGAATGCGCGCAGGTCACGGCGGTCGTCGACCAGCTCGGCCCGGCCTCCCGCGGGTGGGGTCCAGACGGTGGCCCCGGTCGTCTCGGCCAGTTCGACCGCCTGCGCTACGAGGCGGGCCTGTTCGTCGGCGTCGGACGGCCAGGTCAGCCAGAGTCGCAGGTCGGCCCCGTAGAGCGGCAGGTCGCCGAGGACCGCGGCGAGCTGCCCGCCGCTGTGCACCTCCTGGGTGCCGCTGTAGTTCCCGACCAGGAAGCCCCCGGACCGGGCCGTGACGGCGACGGTGACCACCCCGGTCGACGCGCCGAGGCGGTGCGCGGTGGCCCGCCTGGTCACGAAGTCGGCCCGGGTGGCGAGGGCGAGGCCGTCCGGCAGCGGCAGGCCCACCACCCCGGTACGGGGACGGACCAGACCGTCGTCCACCGCGAACCAGCCCGGCAGGGAGGTGGCGAGATCCGGTGGCTGGAGCACGAGCCAGTCCATCGGCTGGCGGGTCACCCGGTCCAGGGGGACCGCGTCCAGCGGCCCGCCGTCGGCGGCCGGCCGGGCGGCCCCGCCGGTCGTCCGGTCGGTGGCGTGCCGGATGTCGGAGCCGTCCGGGCTGACCAGCACGTCGTGCCCGAGCAGCCCGGCCACCTCGGTGAACAGGTCGAGGTGCCGGGCCCCGTCGTCGGCGAGGATCCGGACGTCCTGTGCGGCGTCTGCGCCGTGTCGGACCAGGGTGGCGACCGCGCGGGCGTCGAGCGGTCGGCCGGGGTCGGTGGGCACCACCAGCCGCCCGCCGGGGCCGGGTGCCAGCCAGAGGTCGAACAGCCCGGCGATCCGGCGGTGCCGGCGCGGATCGAAGCGGCGGGTGGCCGGCACCCGGTCCAACCCGCTGCCACCCGCCGGCCCTGCCGTGCGCCCAGACCCCTTCACCGCCGCCCCACCTTCGTCTCCACCGGCACCTGCCGTCCGGTCCGCCCGCTCGTCACCACCGTCGGCGTCGGACGGTCGGCTTCCTACCGGTCTACCCGCTCCCCCGGGGGACGGCCCGAGGAGATCTTCCCGTCATCGGCGGCCGGTACTCTCGGCTGACCTCATGACGAGGATCATGGAAATCTGGTTCAGATTGATTTGAACGAACTCGCCGCTGATCCGCAATAGACGGTGAAGGCCGGTGACGCCCGGCCGTGGCGACTGAAGGGGGACACCCAGTGCTGGCGAAGCGCTCCATCCTTGCCCGCCTGCTCGCGGTGGTGGTGGCCGGCTGCGCGCTCATGGCGCCGACCGGGCCGTCGGTGGCGAAGGCCGCGAACGATCCGCAGCCGTACGTGAAGTACTACGTGGTGGCGGCGCAGTACCAGGGCCAGCCGGAGAGCCTGACGGCGATCGCCCGGCGGTTCCTCGGCAGCGGCGAACGGTCCGCGGAGATCTACCAGCTGAACACCGGACGGGTGCAGCCGGACGGGTCCCGACTGACCGACCCGGGCCGGTTGAAGGCCGGCTGGCAGCTGGTGCTGCCGTGGGACGCGGCAGGTGAGGGGGTGGAGTACGGCCAGCTCCCGACCGGGAAGCGCCCCACCCCGAGCGCCCGCCCCACCGGCACGAGCGGCCAGGAGCCCGACGCCGCCAGCCCGAAGCCGAGCCCGACGCGGACCATCGGCAGTCCCCGACCCGGCGCTACCGGCCCGAAGTGCACCGCCACCACCGGGTCGAGCAGCCGTTCGGACTGGGCGCAGCTGAGGATGGCCGCCGACAGCGCCTGGACCCTGACCCGGGGCAACGGGGTCAAGGTGGCGGTGGTCGACACCGGTGTCGACGCGACCGTCCAGCAGCTGAGCGGTCGGGTCGCGGTCGGCGCGGACGTGACCGTCGGCAACGGGCGCGGCGACACCGACTGCCTGGGCAGCGGCACCGCCATGGCGGGCATCATCGCCGGTGACAGCAGTGTCGACGGCAGCCCGGTCGGCATCGCCCCGGACGCCACCATCCTGCCCGTGCGGGTCGTCCGTGGGTCGGGTGCCGCCCGGGCGGCCGACGCGGCGAACGCCATCGAGGTGGCGGTCAGCGCCGGTGCGTCGGTCGTCGCGGTCGGTTCCCACGTCGACCTCGGTGACCCGGCGGTGGCGGCCTCCGTGGCCACCGCCCTCGACCACGACGTCCTGCTGGTGGCCGGCGCGCCGACCAAGGCGGTGACGCCGCCGTCTCCCGCCGGCCGGTCCGGCGGTGGGGCGCTGCTGTTCACCGGCGGCGTCGGGGCCGGTGAGCAGCTCGCCGAGCAGTACGCGGAGGGTGCGGTCGAGGTGGTCGCGCCCGGGGTGGACGTGGCGAGCCTCGGCGTCGGTGGTGGCCGGGCGGTCAGCAACACCGGCACCGAGTTCGCCGTGGCGTTCGTCGCCGGGCAGGCGGCGCTGATCCGGGCGGCCCAGCCCGACCTGACCGCCGCCCAGGTCAAGGAGCGGATCCGGAGCACTGCCGATGCGATCGGCGGGACGGCCCCGGAGGCCAGGTACGGCTCGGGCATGATCAACCCGGCCGCCTCGGTGTCGGTGGCGGTGGACGACCGCAACCAGGTGGCCAGTCAGCAGCAGGGCAACAGCGGCGCGGCGTTCGCCGTCATCCTCGGCATCGCGCTGCTCTGCGGCGCCGGCGTCGTCTTCGGACTCCGCCTGCGCCGCCGCCGGTTCGGCGGCTGACCGACCCCGCACCGGACGGACGGTGCCGGATGCCCGGTGGCCACCCCGAAGGGGCCACCGGGCATCCGGCCGTGGCGGTCGGCTACCGCCGGGTGAAGGTCTGCTTCGGGTTGAACACGCAGACCCAGGACATCATCGGGGCGCCCACCCCGTGACCGTCGACGTCGAGGCAGCGGTCGGTCTCCCGGTTGAGCAGGGAGCTACGCTCGCCGCGCTTGATCCACTCCCACTTCTGGGCGGGGTTGCCGCTGCACACGGCGACCTGCACGGGAGTGCCGTCCTTCTTCTCACCCCAGGCCACGTCGAGGCAGAGGCCGTTGGCCCGGACGCTGCCGTCGGAGCGGAAGTCCCACCACTGCGACCTCTCCTCCCGACACTTGCTCAGCACGGCGCGTACCCCGTCGCTGGTGCCGGCGGTGACGCACAGCCCGGTCTCCTGCCCGACGATCTGCTTGGTGCCGGCCGGTCGGGTCGGTGCCGGCGTCGGCTTCTTGCTCGGCGGGTTCGCGGGAGGCGTCGTCGGTGCGGCCGGGCTGTCGCTCGGGGTGGGCGACGGCGGCGCCGACGGCGTCGTGGTGGGCGTGGGTGACATGGGCGACGGGCTGGCCGACGGCGGTGCCGTCCGGAGCCGGTTGTCGAGGGCGTAGTAGTCGGTGTGCTCGCGTACGGTCCGCAGGAACGCCTGCGTCCCGGCGTCCAGGTCGCCGCCGGCCTGGCGCACGGCGGCCGGACCGTTGCGGTACGCGGCCAGCGCCAGCAGGGACGGGTCACCCTCCAGCCCGGCCAGCTCCCGGTGCAGGGCGCACAGGGCGGCGCCGGCCGCCGGGATCGCCACCTGCGGATCCCAGGCCGAGGAGTCGGTCGGGCCGTACGCCTGCCACACCTCGGGTCGGAACTGCGCGATTCCCCGCTGCCCCTCGGCGCCCAGCATGTTGGCGTCGAAACCGGACAGCGCCATCAACTGGGCGGCGACCAGCGGGGGCGTGACCTCCGGGCAGACCGAGCCGGCCCGGACGACGAGCGCGGTGTAACCGCCGGGCACCGCCTTGGGCTGCTGCACGCCGTTGCTCGGCCGGACCTCACCGGAACCGCCGAACGCGGTCAGCTTGCCGTAGTAGGCGGCGTACCCACTGGCCCGGTCGACGTACTCGACGGCGTCGGTCGGCACCCCCTTGGCGTCGCGTACCTGGTCGAGGTCGGTGTGGAACGCGGCCAGCGAGAGCCGCCACATCTCACCGGGGACGTCCGCCAGCCGGACCTGCCCGTTGAGGTCACACATCAGGTGGGCCAGGGCGAGGATGTTGGCGGCGGGATCGGAACGCTCCGCACCGGGCCAGGGGGCCCACTGCTTCCATGCGGCGGCGTCGAGACCGGCGATGCCCTGACCACCGGAGGCGGTGCTGCCGGCCTGCCCGTCCAACCCCGACTCGGCCATCAGCTGACCGGCCAGCCGGGC harbors:
- a CDS encoding DMT family transporter; translated protein: MRAKSNATVPEAVTADRFTGLALGALGVCAFSLSLPATRVAVQQLDPWFVAFGRAVGAALLAWAYLRCTGAPRPTRAQRRRLSIVALGVVVGFPLFTSLALLDQTAAHGAVVITVLPAVTAVFAVLRSGERPPPTFWFASGGGLLTVLVFLGVGGAVRGAPATSDLFLLAAVLLCGLGYAEGGAVARELGGARTICWALLYALPVTVPAALAAAVAHPPRADAGAWSAYGYLTVVSMFLGFFAWYAGLARGGVARVGQLQLAQPVLTLLWSALLLAEHVPVTAIGVALLVLVLVVLIQRTRDRTLASAPPRPVPPSTGSPDRGSGQPEPDRCGAA
- a CDS encoding DUF817 domain-containing protein, which encodes MPPAPGPAGLTTTERAVDARFRAFLARLPRRGPAGWLVEFLVFGLKQAWACVFGGAMLAVILAARLWYPQDAALARNDLLTVAAVAIQMAMLAGRLETLRELRVVLLFHLVGTVMELFKTQVGSWSYAPDGVFRLGAVPLFSGFMYAAVGSYLVRVNRLFDLRFARYPRRWVTALVAIAIYANFFTNHYLPDGRWLLITVVALVFGRCVMHFRVFRFRLRMPLLLAFLLVAFFIWLAENIATWSQAWLYPGQVAGWDPVSPTKLASWFLLMIISVVLVTWISPPRPPEPERSAEQELSAEQERPSAPSTGTGPPAVQAAPQRSGSG
- a CDS encoding S8 family serine peptidase produces the protein MLAKRSILARLLAVVVAGCALMAPTGPSVAKAANDPQPYVKYYVVAAQYQGQPESLTAIARRFLGSGERSAEIYQLNTGRVQPDGSRLTDPGRLKAGWQLVLPWDAAGEGVEYGQLPTGKRPTPSARPTGTSGQEPDAASPKPSPTRTIGSPRPGATGPKCTATTGSSSRSDWAQLRMAADSAWTLTRGNGVKVAVVDTGVDATVQQLSGRVAVGADVTVGNGRGDTDCLGSGTAMAGIIAGDSSVDGSPVGIAPDATILPVRVVRGSGAARAADAANAIEVAVSAGASVVAVGSHVDLGDPAVAASVATALDHDVLLVAGAPTKAVTPPSPAGRSGGGALLFTGGVGAGEQLAEQYAEGAVEVVAPGVDVASLGVGGGRAVSNTGTEFAVAFVAGQAALIRAAQPDLTAAQVKERIRSTADAIGGTAPEARYGSGMINPAASVSVAVDDRNQVASQQQGNSGAAFAVILGIALLCGAGVVFGLRLRRRRFGG
- a CDS encoding ricin-type beta-trefoil lectin domain protein: MKSDHPSLRSRLGSIPRRTAAGVLAGLAVLSTVVAAVGWGAASARDDDLTGRTVSKEHLTTIQAAARSCPTLTPARLAGQLMAESGLDGQAGSTASGGQGIAGLDAAAWKQWAPWPGAERSDPAANILALAHLMCDLNGQVRLADVPGEMWRLSLAAFHTDLDQVRDAKGVPTDAVEYVDRASGYAAYYGKLTAFGGSGEVRPSNGVQQPKAVPGGYTALVVRAGSVCPEVTPPLVAAQLMALSGFDANMLGAEGQRGIAQFRPEVWQAYGPTDSSAWDPQVAIPAAGAALCALHRELAGLEGDPSLLALAAYRNGPAAVRQAGGDLDAGTQAFLRTVREHTDYYALDNRLRTAPPSASPSPMSPTPTTTPSAPPSPTPSDSPAAPTTPPANPPSKKPTPAPTRPAGTKQIVGQETGLCVTAGTSDGVRAVLSKCREERSQWWDFRSDGSVRANGLCLDVAWGEKKDGTPVQVAVCSGNPAQKWEWIKRGERSSLLNRETDRCLDVDGHGVGAPMMSWVCVFNPKQTFTRR